The Lolium rigidum isolate FL_2022 chromosome 1, APGP_CSIRO_Lrig_0.1, whole genome shotgun sequence region AGCGAGATGGCCGTGTTTCAGAATGAGCAGCAGAATCAGATGGCAGGGACcaacatcaacaacaccacatcAGTGGGTATCTACAGTGAGCAGATGACGCCATTATTCAACATGGCAAGCAACGCAGCGCCAGTGGAGATGACCAATGCCAACTTCTCACCAATGAATCAGATGATGGTCAATGGGGGAAGCACCAGCTCTCCATGGCTTAACCTTCAGGTGGGCAACcctgtcgcgccgccggctcagaTGGCTAATGGTGGTGGAAGCAGCAGCTCCGCATTGCCTGGCCATCTGGACAGCTCTGTTGTGCCGCCGGCTCAGATGGTTAATGGTGGTGGAAGCAGCAGCTCTGCATTGCCTGGCCATCTGGGCAGCTCTGTCGCGCCGCAGACTCAGATGCTTAATGGAGGGGAGGGTGCATCTGGCATTCTACCTGTGCAAGATGATCCAGCTGGGTGGCAAGCTTCTGATCATCAGCCAACTTACAGCACTTCTAACTTCCTGGAGGATATTTTTGCCAGCATGGCTAGTCAGGTAACAACTTTTCTCATTCACTCTGCCTACTTTTCAGGCTCTGCATATGAATTTGCTAAGCATGTCAGGTGTATCTGAATCTGAACTTCTTTTCTTGCTGCAGGATTTCAATCCAGATGCTGTTTGGTGAAGAATATTAGTCCCTTTGTTCGCCCCACCTGCGCCAGAGATGTCTCCGCATTTTGTGCAGGCCAGATGCTGATCATCAGCCCATGGTTCTTGCACATTGTATCTGCGGAGTTGTGCGAAAAAACGCCGAATTGTAGTAGGTAGTTAGAAGCAGGGTGTGGGCTTCTACTTTACTTCAGATTTGTTTTAAATTAGTCCTTGTGTTTGAAGGATCATAAAATAACTTTATGTTGCCAACATTGAAGAGGACGTGTGGAATAATTGGCTATACGCATCGTAGATGCAGAGCCCCGGTTGTACTAAGACTTCCATATTCTAGAATGGAAATAAGTTTATGTTATGTCATGTGGAACCATTTTCATGTACTTGTTATCAGTGCAATGATGTATTGCTGCCTCTATTCCTGAGATCCCCCTGCAAATAAAAACATGGCCAGCATTGCACCCGCACATCATATATAGGCACATCAGTCTCAAAAGTGACTGttcaagttttataatttctgatgttgggTGACCGAAGCTACTGAATTTGCAGCTGCACTAATGTTAATTTTCTTTGTCTATCACCCTGTAAATCAcaggaaatttttgtattttgtatgGAGCCAAATATTTCTTTCCATGGGACTGTTTAAAACAAATACTGCCTTCTTACTGCGACATCTCCTGCAGTGTCCTGGTTATACTGATCTATCCACCCCTGTATAATCTCAACTTCTTGCCTCCTTTGTTCTACCACCCAGTCTGGATCCTCCTTGGTTGCAGACCTGAAGTCCAGATGATGAGCCACTGGACACCACCATCACAAGAAGTAAACCATGAGTAAGCCAGTTCTAGAATATTTTTGCTCTCCATATTGTGGAACTGTTTACCTTCCTCTGTGACGAGAGCAATGATGCTGGATGATATGTTCTTGAGAACCCTGATAGTAATTTGAAAGAAATGATTATAAATGTTTACTGTAGTTAACGTCTTATCTGAATGACTGAAACTACTTTCATCAACATGAATAATTGAGATGGTAATTCTTCTAATCTTACCCGCCTCGACTCCACGGGCCACGCATCCcgttggagaagatgatgttgcTCCCAAACCTCTTGAGAACTTGATAAATTTTCTGCCAACGGTAGCACAGTACCAGGTGAGCACTTGCAGACTGCAGCCCAACAATTGTTGGTACTGACGGTTCATATCTCATCATCAGTATAATAAATCCCAAAGAATACTTACCGTGCCACCATACTCGGTGGCACCTCGaaacaggctttcgccccgctatttataaagcggggcgaaagcctgtttCGAGGTGCCACCATACTCGGTAGTGATCCAGTGATCCCTCGGCCGAACTCCGTAGCTCTCGACACATTCCTCGGACCCCTCCTCGTAACTGAAGCCGGATGGTGGGAACATGCTCTCGCTTGACACGTTCATCGGCATGATCATCTCGGTGCAGGCCTACACACAATTCGTTTCAggaaacacatatatgatattgTCAGAGTTTCAGTGAATATCAGTACATCACACTGCCTGTCAGGTTTCTCTACCTGCCAGACCCAGCCGCTGAGGCCATGGGGGTCATCCTCACCCTCCACCTTGAAGCACTTCTGGTCACCCGTGTAATTGTAGTACAGGCTCGCTGCTGCGAAGGCCTTGTCAACGACGTCTGCTCCCGCGGGGAAAGCGTCGATGATCTTGCACATCTGCAGAGAAATTCATAAGAGGTTAATAATTTTGTGTAATACAGACAAAAGTATTATGGGGTTGTAAAACAGGTCAAAGTGACGAACCTCCTTGACAGGGTTGGCAGGCAGATTCTCCAGGAAATCGGTATATGGAAGATAACTAGAGCTAATCGTCATAGTCTGACCGACCGCACCAACGAAGGGGCTATTTGCATCTAGGTAAGAGAATCGATCATCCATCTTATTGTTCTAGATTGAAGCCTTCTTGGTGATGTTTTCCTTGTATCAAGAATGGACTAGAGACCGTACAATGCTTCGTCTCCAGCGGAGTTGCCAAAAAATGTGTTAGACCCTAAAGTTTTCGGCTAGAGGTAGACCTGCGAATTTCCGGCCAAGACCAAAaacctcttgcctcgatgctaggATGGAAATACTCTGGCTTACACAGTTACACTGACACCCTCGTGCACTGTCGATGCCAGGAGCGATACGCCGTAGATGGTCAGAGCAAGATGTGTGCACATAGGTGATGCCTTGATGGCGGTGGCTAACATGGCTCCAAGAGAAGAGCGGTACACGAAATACTCCAAGAGTAGGCCCATGAGCATAGTCACCCCTGGCACGTCTCAGTTTTGGCAAGTCAGATTGCCACTCGTCGTCGCAGCGCGTCACACTGCCTGTCGTCCACACTCCTGCGTCATCTGTCACCAGCTAGCGCACATCATACATCGGCATGCGGCTGGATCACGCACGCCATGCAATTAATCAGCAAGAAACCCATCTAAACCCCACCCTCGTCGTCGTCTACTTCCCCACCGATGATCGATGCCATCTCCTCCTCCGTCCTCCCGGCTTCTCGTTTAGGTCGCCGGCCGGCGACCACGAAGATGGAGGCCAccgtggcggcgccggcggcgcagcTGTTAACAGGTAAATCACGTTTCTTCGATCAGAACTACCTCTCTTGATTGATTGTTGCGTTCGATTAGATTAGATTTGAATTGAATCGGGGGTTTTTCATTTGCCGTCGTTTCGTACGTCTGGTGTGATGCAGATAGGAGAGCGCCCAGATGTAGGGCTCAGTTGGGAGCGACGAGATTATCCTGCCCAGGTATATTTTACGCTTTTGATCTGTTTCTTTGTGATTTCCATGTTGTTGTTTTATTTTCACTGGGTACAAATCAGCATTTCAAGACAGGAAATGGAGAACTGAAAAATAACCTTcttttttctatcaatgcatcgaaatgcAAGGGTTTTGCGTTTTCGTGAAAAAAAATAAGGgggggaatttttttttttttgagatctcaGCACTTTATTGATCAAACATCAAAATTACAAAGCTCAGCTCGGATACAATCCGGAGCAGCGTCACGAAAGAAAACTAAATCAAAAAGTTCAACTCTACGAGCTAAAATGTGTGCTGAGGTATTAAGCAAACGACTAATATGACTGAAAGTCACAGACGAGAACTCAGTGGCCAGGGTTTTAATGTCCTCCACGACGACGCCAACCCTTGACCGGTCTCGAGTAGAGGAGGTAATCCGCTGGATCACAGAAAGACAATCAGAGGCGATGATGACGCTATTCAAACCTTCCTCTTGGGCAAGGGTAACTGCACACCGAATGGCTAGTGCTTCTGCTAACTCTGGCACCGTGACCTCATCAATTCTGCTGATTGCAAGCAATCAGACAATTGGGACTCTGAACGGAACCAGATGGTGTAATCCTCGTTCCAGGATGGAATGATTCAGGGATTGCACAACTGAGAAAAGAAAAAATGTGTCTTTTCTTTTTTGAGAGTGGCATATGTTTCAAAATGGTTGCTATAAATTCAACTACATAGTATATAGAACCACAATTTTTTTATGTAGAAGAGCTGGAATATGCCTTGTTTTCGATTGGAGTTCGTTACAATAAAATAACAGTGTATGAGGAGGTACACTGCTTGAAATGTGTGTAATTTCTTACTCAAATAGTACATGTTATGAAGTCTACCTTTTCTCCAAATCAATCATATATATGACTGAATGTGAAAATCTGTTGCGCCTTTGATTTTGCAAATTACAGGCCGATTTGCAGTGGAAGCTTTTGCAGCCCAATCTCAAAGGCAAGTAAATCGTCTTCGATATCCGGTTTATCTGCATCTTTCTGATTTATGTTGGTTTGTTTGCAAACAGCAGTGCTACTACTGACAGGCATAGATTCAGTGCCACTTCTCAAGCTACTAGCCCTAGAAGAATCAGAAGGAGGCAGTGTGCAGATGATCATCCAGACTTCCAAGTTGGATGCAGCGAGGTTGCTCGTGATCAGCACCATCTCGACGCGAATAGGTTTGAGGAAATCCGTGGAGAAGTTTCAAAGAAATTGCTCGCTTTCCAACAGTTTTGCAGGCCACACACAATCTATGGCACT contains the following coding sequences:
- the LOC124664769 gene encoding lysosomal Pro-X carboxypeptidase-like, which produces MTISSSYLPYTDFLENLPANPVKEMCKIIDAFPAGADVVDKAFAAASLYYNYTGDQKCFKVEGEDDPHGLSGWVWQACTEMIMPMNVSSESMFPPSGFSYEEGSEECVESYGVRPRDHWITTEYGGTSKQKIYQVLKRFGSNIIFSNGMRGPWSRGGVLKNISSSIIALVTEEVAHHLDFRSATKEDPDWVVEQRRQEVEIIQGWIDQYNQDTAGDVAGDRQRKLTLVQLQIQ